A segment of the Mercurialis annua linkage group LG4, ddMerAnnu1.2, whole genome shotgun sequence genome:
TTTGATTATATTGCGCTTagcttgaaataataaaaatataatttttaatttgtttaggttcagttaaaaaaaaattcgttcAATTTAATTTAGTGGGTAAATAGGTAGATAAGGGTTAACCAGGGTTAAATTGGTATGGACAtcctaataaaatttaaatgattcaTAAATAAACCACTCATCTGTAACTATACTCATTTAAACCCCACCCATATCCACCACCTATAAAACCTATCTGCGGAAAAATCTCAATTTTATCTTGCATGTGACGCATTAAATAAGGGCTATAAGGGCCTCCACGTGTAGTGTAGTACTGTTTTTTAATTATGGAAAGACAGCTCCCACCAACCCTACCGGTTAGGTTTTACGTATTAAAGTCTGATCACTACAACTGATGTAGCCTTAAAGTATTTGCACGTATTGTGCTCGGTGTGACCGAGATGGTATTTCAATGTATGGTACTCGGTGTGACCGAGATGGTATTTCTATATATGGTGCTCGGTGTGACTGAGAAAGTATTTCCACGTATTGTGCTCGGTGTGATCGAGATGGTATTATTTCTACGTATGCTGTTAGTTGTGTGTTCTGTTCGGCTTTTTCCGAGATGATGATGTGATATGTTTTACTCGTTTGGTATGGTGTTGTTTGTGTTTTGGTCGGTTAGTTGGGGTGATTTCATGGTGTGCTTTACTCGGTTTATGTTTGTTCATTTGTGTTGTTATCAATACGTCATCCTTCTAAGTGGATTTGAGGGAAATGgaagtattttaaatttgagggtAGCCATTCCCAAAAATACTTATATAAATCTAATTCGTCATGTAAAATAATGAATTATCCGTATCATATATCTTTTTGCCTAGCTATCTTCTATAAATTTCCAAACAAAGGTCCAAAACTGAAGGGGAAAAAAGTGCAATCacagaaaacaaaaaatgagGGGAATTAGCATGatggtttttttattattgaatttgttttgtctTCATGAAACCACTATTGCACGTCCAGAATCCATTTCCTTATTAAAACCATTGTTTTGTAATGATTACATTGCCTCCAAAGTTGATCAATTCCAAACAACCCTTTGCCCACCACCAGATAATTCTAACTTTGTGAccattaaatcactaaaagagTACAATACCGCACTGGAAAATCTTGAAggttaaaccttttaatttcttgtctggtttttattatttatatttcatctGCTTAAGGTAACAATGCTACCTGTTATTTTATCAGACAAGCGTTTGCCAGGGATCTTGTATTTCACTTCTGAGTGGTGTTTGTCCTGTAAGTTCATGCTCAAAGATTACCTTATTTTAATTCATGTTTATAAGATCTGAAGTACTTGTTGTGCAGGCAAGTCCCTCTTGTCTCCATTTCTTAAGGAGGAAAGTAACAAATACTCTGATGTTACAACGTATAAGATCGATGTTGATGAGGTATTAGTTAATGGTTTTTTCCATGATTTCATTTTTGTGCAATCACTTATTTTGATGTCTAATTTGATGATTCCAGTTAACTTAGGACTTAGGATTACATGAATTGCTATGCAAAAGTTACAGATTTTACATGACTCAGCCAAACTAACAAAAGAAATCCGACCTAAactgataattttattttaaggatAAATCGATGggctattaaaaaaaattaaccgaacAAAGATATATAGTATAAGTTTATATGAGTTATATATTTCTTGTGTTCCattttattgtcatttttacactttttaatattctaaaaaaatcacttttatattattaacatTGTTTTTTTTACCCTTGATATTAATGAGtttattagataaaaaattaatgatgtgtttgattatattttatttccaagacaaaaaatgatataaaagaaaatatactTATCAcatttaatgtattttaatatgtgtaaaaataaaaaaaagttcacaAATCTCTTGAAAATGCATGTTAAATATGACACAAAGAACTAGATATTTTTAAAGTTGTGACATAGAAGTAGGATAGGCAATTAGAAAATTTCTTAACAATTTCCCAatcaataaagaaaaattattgtaCGCAACCGTTGtgtcatgtcattcgtgcaacaaaccaattgtgtgTTAGCCATGTGAAAAAGTTAATGATAAAAATTaagcaataattaaaagattcctgTCGCATATGCTCATtgacttgttgtaaatatgacatggtaCAATcaatgcatgggataaacactcgtCAATAAAATCAGGAATGCTTTCAACTATATCAGACCTAAAACTCTCATCAGATGCTTCATAACTttcaaaaacatattaaaacaaGTAAACAGTGTCAAGCATAAGATAAGTGGAGTTCCACCTAGTTACAACATCAATACAAATATACTTTCTGGTGCCAAGTTTGGCATCAGAAGCAAGGTCTGTAAATTTCTTAAGTCTAGATGGACTGCTCCTAATCTCTAACTTTATTAACAGAGCTATTCATTTCTTTCAGGCTATTAGATACAACCAAATTAATGACATGTGcaatatattttatatgcaAATATTCACATCATGATACATCAGTCCTCaagaaatcatttttttcttaaatgcaCCAATAGCAGTGTTATTATAACCAGCATTATTCATAGTCATTGTGTAATCATTTTTAAGACCCCAAGCTAGCAAGCAATTTTCAAGTGTTTTACATATGTTGTCCCATTTATGCCCACAAACAGGTGCAAGATTTATGATTGTTTTATGAAGCAGCCAATCATTATCTATCCAATGGCAAATTACACACGTATAATTAAGgtcaaatgactaaaaaatgccaaatctatcataaaagtttcacaaaaacaaacctttcacttttatccaatttgtcatCAAACGCgtgattttatttcaattctgTACAACTACAATTTTTCTTATGTGGCACTGATGTGTGGTATGTCATATTAGCACCACGTAGGCGCCATATgagaaaaattatatagttggattattgaaacgaaatcatacGTTTCAAGACAAAtgggataaaattaaaaagtttgaaattttgtgaaattttcatgaaaaGTTTGACTTTTTTTGTCATTTAGCCTATAATTCACACGGTGAATACTAGTCCATGTGTCTATTTGGATACTAACTCTTTAACTCCcacttttcaaattatttttcaatttcaatcttTCATCAAGAAACATTTGATAGCAGTCTTTGTTAACAGTCCATCTAGAAGGAATGTGAAACTTATGGCATGCAACACTCATTAATTTCTTAAAACCCATACCCTCAAGAAACTTAAAAGACAGTTCATCAATAATTAGCATATAAACCTTTCATTTTTAGGGTTTAGGAAAATTTCTAAGAGGGGTTTAAATATACAAGGCTAGGCGACACCGTTTTAGGGGAAAAtagtgggggggggggggggtattAAAACAACGTAGTTTAGGAGAATCGGTTGATTCGGTTATtcagtcggttcggtttttgaaactctcaaatcaaattataaaccaaacTCCAAGTTTCCCTTATTTAGAAACCAAACCAATTCAAAATGACCAAACAACCGATACCCACatttaatttcagtttggttTAGTCCAATTTGTCGATTTGGTCTGAACCAAGAaactactttttaaaaaaactgaactaaactaaaaaaaatcaagttggTTCAGtcagatttttattttaataattttttattggtttacattaaaatataactaaattttttatgtctaaaattgaattatagtgattttttttaatattagagTAAACTGAATTAatcgtttttaattttttttttattttgaaatttgactttcaagttttaaattttttgagtcACTAATtaaatagtattaatttttggattgatagaaatttatgatatattgtcttaaatattttaaataagaaatacCAAATTTGATTTAGAGAATTAAAAAATAGCTTTTTACACAGATAATCAacgttcatttttttaatttcaaaaacactaatctcattttatattatcgaatatgttttatatttttttctaaggTTTAAATGCACCAAATATTACTAAATTTTGCGTGCTTTTTAATATTCGATATAAGCTTTTAATTttggaataaaaatataagaattttcAAAAGTTTGCAATTAAGACAATGACatcgttttggatgtaaaacggcgccgttttagatgaaaaacgacatcgttttttATGTAATATGGTACCTTTTTTTAAAGGAAATACAAACAtgtttttaattgcaaaaattgaaaagttcatgtcaaatatgtcaaaattaatagtttatatCAAACAACAAAAACAAGTGAAAGTCGGTGAATTTTAGTGCATTTAATCCTTTTTTTAACCTCCTCCTTTTCCTTctccttctccttcttcttcctcctttttttttattttctaatatttATCACCAATTATATTCTCCCATCACCTTCGTCATATGCCATAgttgttctttttttaatatttgaaattatcGCTTCGTTTGACTGTCACCGATGTTTTCCCCAGCCTTTCTTCCAGATCTGAAATTATTGTATGTTCCACCACTGCTGTTAATGCTGCCGTTTTAACtccttttttccttttctttttaagaTTTGAATGTTTCTTATCATCACGGTATCCATTTGGCATTAATGTCGTTGTTCGTCTTCTTtacttttatgtattttttttaactacgTTTTTCACCATCAAAGtgataaaaaatcatttttaatatattatactaCTCTTTCATATGACATTAAATACAACTGTGAATttcttaagttatattatgttaCTTCTGCATCTTAATTGTGTTTTATTGTGTTTTCTTAATTATGCAGCACAATTTGTTTATGATGGTTGATTGTTGAATATTTTacaatgttacagtgttgtagCGATGTTAATCATatgttgattttcagttgacaTATGGTTAATCTTATTAATTCGTAAATCTacacatgttgattttgtgttggttTTCAGTTGACATATGATTAATCTTGTTAATTTGTAGATGGTCTTTAGTTGATCttagaattgataaaaaaaagataatattatacgtaaacaaatgttaaaaaattaaaaaaaattgagatggAATATGTATATATTGATCTTTGGTTggtatttagttgattttaaaattGACGAAAAAGACGACAATACACATgaacaaaattgaaatttaaatatcttATACATAGTAAGTGCAGAATAATTAtgagtaaaaaataaatcaaaaaaaatagaaaaatgaaagttagttaaacaaaatttaaaaatttaaagacctaatgccttaaaaaacttGACTCTTTAACCTCTTTTGGCAATGACTGCCAAGAGAATCTTCATTTTCCAAATCATCTTCATCGAGGAAGATGATGAGACCCGATGatgatgaaattaatttttttaatgatttttaatttattttcttttaaagataaaattaatttttaattttttaaaaataaaaataattgaaatttgttCGAGCGGAGAAGGAATAAATTATGGTTGGGGGCGGTTGTAGAGTCGGAagtatttacaaaaaaaaactaaaaattttcttattattctttaaatttatggaaaaaaatagtttttttgtgTAATTTGTGACATTAAATGCTATTTTAAATATACAGTCGACTCTCTGATAATTAATGGGTATTATTATTCGCCGCCCaaaattactacccaccgcccaattttttaccaaaatatccCTAAACCATCTTCAgctaaaaaaaaactcaatcctctcaactcaactAAAAGCCCGACAAATAACCGagcaaatttataataaaaatatcaaaatcaccTAAAAATAGAGGACGGtaacctctaataattaatcgatttttaatttttttatttttttattttttaaatttttttaatgggtCATCGTCTTGATTTGGCGATGGACTCTATgggccatcgccaaatcaaggTGATGGCCCATAGGGGCCATCGCCATCTGAGGGCGATGGcccattaaaaaaaacaaaaaaaaattaaataaataaaaaccgatTATTTACCGGAGGTTccgtcttttatttttagtcgattttgacatttttattgtaaattcgctcggatattcgttgggtttttaattgaattgagagaattgaattttttaaaaaaaaactgaaaatggcttaggggtattttggtaaaaagttgggcggtgggtagtaattttgggcggtaaatagtagtccactttaatacacatggtggatcaaaaatttattaattattagaattattaatttatttaatttgtataaaaaaattataaaaaatattttaaaacatctacattaatagacctaatattaatattatattataaaaaaataactaaatacactttataatcactcaatttaaaagaaacaattttatattcaatttaaaaaatatcaattgatatcaagtcaaaaaataattattaagaagtattcataaagtaaaataatttttaatattttttatactagagatactttacttattttaatttgtttatctaataacgtcttttaaaatttctcaaaagaataagaaagcCATAATTTGATGGTcttttaacttccactttatgaattaaggttagtattgcctcaaataaatcatcaattgttatatatttctttaaaaaaatctctctaataattaatattcatatagaatatattttaaattttattaattattaaataatagaattattaattatccgacgtggaacgaagttggttctctcaattttctattaattattataattattaatttatagaatattaactattagagggtcgactgtatgtTAAATAtgaataactttttaaaaaaaaaatgaaaaaggtcaatttaatatttaaaggtataattgaaatgagaaaatataaaataggataaaattaataaatttttaacatcAGAATATGATTGAAAATGAGCTAAAAGTCAAATTTAAATTACCCtatttagtatatttttggttGATTCTAAAACTGGCAAGAAATTGTACCTGAAATATAAAGGTTCATGTATTATAGCATTTTTTGTACAGAATGTTCTTGCACTATTATTATGTTCTTCCGATCCAtctaaatatctaatttttgatctttttttgtttttgttttttcaatccctctatttaaattttttgtcctccagtcacacaaaatgacttaaaaatcaaatattaaatagaGAGGCTgatagaacaaaaaatagtaCGAGaactttttgaataaaaatggtACAATATAAGACCTCTGCATgaattttgccaaaaaaattcaaaaaattataaaaacaaaattaaaactaaatataagcttaaatgcaccaaaatcaccaactttcgcatgttttgtatatttaacataaacttttaaatttgtcaaatttatatgaattttttaatttttgcaattaagaccacgtttgcgtttttttattttttgaaaaacgaTACCGTTTTACACCTAAAACGATGTTGTTTTACATTcaaaattgtcacgacccaatctcagggccgagaccggcgctagggaatgggagtggttgctccgaaacccgtagcaagcctaaaaacgtaaaataatttttcgcgaaatgtaaacgtcatgcatgacataagcaaacacgtgtcatgcagaagcacacatgccaggcacacatatcctctggcagtcaccatatataaataacgcagcaagcgtaaaacgtttgaaattttaaaacgttagagtaatatttacagaaaactatatattacagctgactcacaaaatacttatctactgcagctctaagagtaaagtattgtttctttacata
Coding sequences within it:
- the LOC126678215 gene encoding thioredoxin O2, mitochondrial-like isoform X3; protein product: MRGISMMVFLLLNLFCLHETTIARPESISLLKPLFCNDYIASKVDQFQTTLCPPPDNSNFVTIKSLKEYNTALENLEDKRLPGILYFTSEWCLSCKSLLSPFLKEESNKYSDVTTYKIDVDEEDLESVLSQLRISSVPILHFFKNGKKASEVVNADFAKIKSTMKELYGKH
- the LOC126678215 gene encoding thioredoxin O2, mitochondrial-like isoform X1, whose translation is MRGISMMVFLLLNLFCLHETTIARPESISLLKPLFCNDYIASKVDQFQTTLCPPPDNSNFVTIKSLKEYNTALENLEDKRLPGILYFTSEWCLSCKSLLSPFLKEESNKYSDVTTYKIDVDEEDLESVLSQLRISSVICLILQPILHFFKNGKKASEVVNADFAKIKSTMKELYGKH
- the LOC126678215 gene encoding thioredoxin O1, mitochondrial-like isoform X2, which encodes MRGISMMVFLLLNLFCLHETTIARPESISLLKPLFCNDYIASKVDQFQTTLCPPPDNSNFVTIKSLKEYNTALENLEDKRLPGILYFTSEWCLSCKSLLSPFLKEESNKYSDVTTYKIDVDEEDLESVLSQLRISSVINEDQWELQETAIIIVLSSSNLDEWWSGKGAFQQVLCTW